tgctttctacaggttcatattctgacccgctagattcctcatccgactgggtcagaggcctgtaggcctcttcagaagaataccccctgtttgacatttgggctgataaaatttaggggtattccctgagactacccaagaaaaaaaagcaagcttgtcttacaaatgggaggctagcgaagtaccggaggccgctgtggtTGATTAAAAAATATcagaactgattttttttttattgccgcagcgcttgtaaagtgattgtgcagtgataaaaaaaaatatatattttttgtcactacgGCGGGGCTGGcgagggtgaacgcacgtgtgggcgactgatcatgcctgatcgggcaaacactgcgttttgggtggagggcgaactaatgtgacactaatactattatagagctgactgtgatcagttctgatcacttacagatactataaaagtacaaatgctgattagcgatacgctaatcagcgaataagtgactgcggtgcggtgggctgggtgctaaatgatcgctaactacctaaccaaggggcctaaactatccctaaatcctaacagtcaataccagtgaaaaaaaaaaggtgacagtttacactgatcacttttttcctttcactaggtgattgacaggggtgatcaaggggttcatttgggtgcaggggggtgatctggggctaagtgtgtggtgtttggtgctactcactgtgattcctgctcctctgccgagaccaaccgaccaaaaggaccagcagaggagcagggaagccatttaacacattatatttacaaatataatgtgttagatggcttgtgattggattttttttaaatcgtcagcttgccagccacgatcattggctggcaagctgatgatgtgACCCCCCTCAaacaaatgccggcccgcgatgcgcatgcgcgggccggctaagcgcgtcatctcgcgtctcgcgagatgacgcaccgctgcgtgactctgcctggagctgccgcctccgggccgcgatcctgcgttaggcggtccggagacgGTTAATTAGCCCCTGTAACATGTGGTACCTTATGTAAAAAATCTTTCTCACTTGGCAAACTTCTGGTTCCCGACTTCTTTACTTCCGGCTGGAGTTTGGATGTGGTTTCGTTTGCTgttgctgcagccaattactggcttcagcagtgacatgtgccCAAGTGGTACATGACCCAACaggacagtcattggctgcagcagtgcacgtgACCCCATCCAAACCCCAGACGAAATTAAACTAGCTGGGAACCAGAAGTTCTATGAACACATGATTTATCAAACACGCACTCGtaaagttaggtccatatatatttggacactgacacaaattttgtttttattaccagTTTACTAAaatatattcaagttatagttatataatggacataaagtccTGAATTTtatctttcatttgagggtatctacattaaaattggatgaagttTTTAggtcctttacatgtggcaccctgtttttaaagtaaCCAAACGTAATTGGACagttgactcaaaggctgtttcatggtcaggtgtgggcaattccttccttccttcattatttcattctcaattaagcacataaaaggcttggagttgatttgaggtgtggtgcttgaattttgaagattttgctgagaagtaaacatgcggtcaaaggagctctacatgcaggtgaaacaagacatctttcatctgcgaaaacagaaaaaatccatccgagaaattgctacactattaggagtggcaaaatctgcaCTGTTAcaacctgagaaagaaagaaaggcagcactggtgacctcaacaatgcaaaaagacctggatgcccacggaagacaacagtggtggatgatcacagaataattaccatggtgaagagaaaccccttcacaaaagccaaccaagtgaacaacactctcaaagatataggcatatcaatatccaaatctaccataaagagaagactgtatgaaagtaaatacagagggttcactgcacggtgcaagctactcataagcctcaagaataagaaggctagatttgactttgctaaaaaaaaatcttaaaaaaccagcacacttctggaagaacattctttggacagatgaaaccaaaatcaacctctaccagaataatagaaagaaaaaagtatagcGAAGGCATgatacagctcatgatccaaaacataccacatcatctgtaaaaccgGGCGGAGGCAGTgggatggcttgggcatgcatggctgccagagGCACTGGGTCCctggtgtttattgatgatgcgacacaggacagaagcagccggatgaattctggggttttcagagacatactgtgtgctcaaatgcagccaaactgattggtcagtgtttcataatacagatggacagtgacccaaaacataaagccaaagcaacccaggagttttattacagcaaagaagtggaatattcttgaatggccaagtcagtcacttgatctgaacccaatagagcatgcatttcacttgttaaagactgccgtatttttcgccccataagacgcattcccccccccccccccccccaaaagtgggggaaaagttcccctgcgtcttatggggcaaatgctggcaatttacattgcagtctgcgatgtattagtgaggagggacTGTATTAGGTGGGtagagtatgtactgtattatacttaGTGTTAATCATAAGATCTAAACTGAaaaatgatgcgctccccctgtgcttaccggtacatgtcacgctcctgtagtaagcactagcagctagcaggcaggccgggtggccgtaactcactgaggtcatgtgcctgctccgcctactttatgaatgatagggttaatgattcagtgttgatagggttaatgaccacttcccttgtctcagctgttgctcagtggtcatcccttctaccctttatagtctgaccccacccttctgactgtgtGGTAGAGTGCTTCATTTTGTTTTtgaaagagctggagtgtggttctcccTGAGTTCCTGCTTATCCTTCTACAACAGAAGTGTCTCGCttgtttgtattttttcttttccccTTGGTTGTGGTTACTAGGCCTCAAGGAGACTCTTGTTCCTTCATCTTAGAAGGAACGGTTtgtctcaaccctgccaatatCTTTAGGGCTCCTCAGGGTCtcctggttcctgtgtatgggcatttctaccttcaaggggagcccatacggttaggagtcaggaccATTAGTATGGTtctttaggtggtgacccttCCCTAGCGTTAAGGCCTAGtgacttttccctctacccctggttgtcggtgtggtgtttaCTCCTTTATCTCATCCGTGACAGACTacacttcagacagaaaggtcaacaaacaaacagcaactgaaaaccactgcagtaaaggcctggcagagcattaaaaaggaggaaacgtagcgtctggtgatgtccatgagttcaagacttcaggcagtcattgccaacattaacattttatttacaattatttgatTTGTCCAATTACCTTTGAGCCCCTAacatgaagggattgagtttaaaaaatgctttagttcctcacattttattCATctcactgaattaaagctgaaagtctgaacttcaattgcatctgaattgttttgttcaaaatccattgtggtaatgtacagaacaaaaattagaaatatgttgtctctgtccaaatatatatggacctaactgtatataatGCAGTATGTATGGAAAGATGCAATGCTTACTGACTGCTTGTGTTTTCTACAAATGTTCTTCTCTCCACAGCAGCTGGCGTGACTGTCCAGAATACTGTGGAGGGATGTCTTTTTTTATCTACAGATTATGAAATAGAAGATAAGAACAATATACAAGTTTCCCCAGAAAATAACATCTCGTTTATTTATCCAGCGTTTCAAAGCTCAGAGCTATCATCTGATgcttttttttctgaaagatgTAATATAATTCTACCTGGCACACCTCAAAGACAAAATAATATGTTTCCCTGTCctgaatgtggcaaatgtttcaGCAAAAAAGTCAATCTAGTTTCTCATCTGAAGAGTCATGTTGCAGAGAAACCATATTCCTGCTCTGAGTGTAGTAAAAGTTTCACACATAAATCGGTGCTAGTCAGGCACCAGAAAATTCACTCTGGGGAGAAGCCGTTCGTATGTTCTGAATGCTGGAAGTGTTTTGTCCAGAAGTCTGATCTAATTTATCATCAGAGACTTCATACAGGAGAGAAACCCTATCCATGTCCAGACTGTGGGAAATGCTTCAGTCATAGATCAGTGCTTGTTCGTCATCACAAAATTCATACTGGGGAGAAGCCTCATGTTTGTCCTCGTTGTGGGAAGTCTTTCATACAGAAAACTCATCTGAAGAGACATCAGAAAATTCATGTTCGGGAAAAGCCATATCTGTGCTTTGATTATGGGAAAGGCTTCAGCAAAAAAGCCGGCCTCGTGGCTCATCCTCAGACTCACCAGGTTGACTGCACGTTCCCTTACTGTGATTGTGCAAAATGTTTCATTCAGAGATCTGAACTTTATCATCAGAGTCTTCACACAGGCTAAAAACCTGTTTCCGGATTCTTCACATGAAACGTGGTGTACATAAAAAGATTTCATATAGGCTAATCGCTGCTTCCAGGTTCCTTTATATGAAAAATGTTCTAGATATAGAGACTTCATTTAGGCTGAGCCTGCAATCAGCTTCTTTTACATAGGAAATGTTTTAGATACAGATACCTCATTTAGGCTAAGCTGTACTTCCAGGTGACATGTTAGACACCTGAGCTGTTGCTCTTGCATTGTGACTAATGGCTTATTTACATGTACCGACTGAGCAGGCAGTGATCGGGACAAAACTGTATCTTTCCAATCattgcctgctcatcagaggAGTTGTGAGCCACCTCCACTGTACGGAATGAGTGATGGCCATTGCAGTCACTCATGCCCATACAGATTCTTTGTTTGAAGCATATACAATTATTTGACCTGATGAACAAGAGTTTGCTTATTACATGGGCCGATTATCAGGATGAGCATTTACAGTCTTCATATACCTTGTGACAGAATTAGTTTCATGTTAAAGAAGGTGTAGTAACCAAGGGAACTCTACTTAAAATACACAACAAACCAAAATATTTCTACTGTTGCAGAGAAGAAAAATATTGGGTCCTTGTAGATCAGTAAGAATCATTTTAACAGCAATGCTATCTTGGAAACTTTCCTATAATTTTCAGATGCCAACATGAACTCCTGTCTGGGACCACTGAAGCTCTCTGTGGAGCTTCAGATAACTTCTTTTGAAGTTGGCATGAAATTTTTGGTGTAAGCAGAATTATTAGTATTTTCTGAAGGTGCTAATATAGGACTTTTACTGTACACTTAATAGTAGAATGAGCACTTAAAATGATATATATAGGTTTTTATATTGTCAAGATGTGAAGTGATTTCAACTTGAAGTAGAGAAAAGCGGATAGCTTACTGGGTGGTACAGTGGTCAAGGTAACCATACAACACCCGTGCATGGGGCCTATTTAGTTTAAGGCTCCTCAGATGATGGATGCTGCTTTTTTGGCCCCTGAGCGAGTTCCAGGCATCAGACTTGCAGCGTGAGTATGCAGCAGcttccgtcctgacctcccagcactgagggggtcacatagcattatattgatttatgatactATGTAACACTTAGGCTGGTtttttgtaatgcgttttgcactcgcgtgagaaaaatcgcgcatgttttgtacccaaaccctgggatcggtgttctgtagattgtattattttcccttataacatggttataagggaaaataatagcattctgaatacagaatgcatagtaaaatagcgctggaggggttaaaaaataaaataaaaaataatttaactcacctttaaTCTACttaatcgcgcagccggcatctccttctgtcttcatcttagctgtgtgcagtaacaggacccgtggtgacgtcactccggtaatcacatggtccatcacatgatccatcaccatggtaaaagatcatgtgatgaccggagtgacatcaccaaaggtcctgtaactgcacacagctaagatgaaggcagaaggagatgccggctgcacgatcaagtggattaaggtgagttaactttaaaaaaattaacccctccagcgctattttactatgcattctgtattcagaatgctattattttcccttataaccatgttataagggaaaataataatgatcggatctccatcccgatcgtctcctagcaaccgtgcatgaaaatcgcaccgcatccgcacttgcttttcacgcaaccccattcatttctatggggcctgcgttacgtgaaaaacgcagaatatagagcatgctgcgattttcacgcaacgcacaagtgatgcgtgaaaatcacctctcatgtgaacagccccatagaaatgaataggtcgggattcagtgcgtgtgcaatgcgttcaactcgcgcatcacatccgcgcagaatactcgcccgtgtgaaaggggccttacagttgtggaatgtattagataacactgacataatgctgtcctaAGACCTCTAAGGTTTACataacatcataaatcaatataatgctatgcgacccgtcAGTGTTGGGAGGTCAGGATGGAAGCTGCCCCATACTCGTGCTGCGAGTCCGATGCGTGGAACTtgctcatctgaaaggggcctttggCTATATTCCCACTTCATGTAAATGTAATGCTGTTGAACCAGCATACTACATGTGTTATATGAGGATTTCATTGCAGATTACGGTGCAGATTTCAACATTTGCATTGCAATGGATGAAATCTTCAGTGAAAGGCCGCAGCATGTCTACAATTCGCAACAgactttacttttattaaacagtagtttttattgaataaaaagcAAATATAGTCACACTACAGGAAGAAGATCCTATAATATAAAACTGCGACATTTATAGAACTAAGACTGGCTGGTCTATTATGGTCTCTGTGAATAGTTTATACTACATTGTACTGTACTTCTGCAATCAAAATTATGTAGTAATGTGTAACCCTGACTTTGCAGTTTACACAAAGTTGTCAACTTGTATTTTCTATAAAGCTTCCAAATGGAAATCTACTGGTTACGTACACTATATAGACAAAAAATATTGGAACACATGCCTTGGTCGCTAAATTCAGGCAtttcattcagtcccattacCGCAGGTATATAACATCCAGAACCTAGTCATGCAGTCTGCCTTTGCAAATATTGGTTAACCAATGTCTCGTTTTAAAGAGCTGTCTGAATTTAAATTTGTGAAAACATTTGGTGGAAATGTTTATGAACCACAGCAAATCTCCACTAAGTAGCAGACCACATAAAGTTACAGAGTGGGGTCGCCGAGTGCTGCGGCACATAGGGAGAGATTTACCATTTCGTTATGCCTGTTTTTTTGTATTAAAGTCACAAAACTCTGTTGGAGTTTTTGCGTTGCGCTCACCAGTTTCTGAAAAGGAGGTGTGGTAAGGATGGTGCATGGCAGGGTCATTGGCCTCCGTACATTTATATTCACTTAAGCCAGAAACTGGCATAtatgatgactgaaatctacaccaatTATGAGCTGGAGCAGATTCAAGTCTGgcacatggactgctggaggtgGCATTTAATTGATGACAAGGCCTGCGCCTCATCATGAATTGATTTTCTCCTCCAACAGGCCAGGGCCTATCAACTTGATAAATCAGTGCCATAGTGCATAAAAGTTGCCCATGCTCTGCTCACTCAATAACTGCAGAGTTCCAAACTTCCTCTGGCATTAATATCGGCATAAAAACCGTGTGCTAGGAGCCTCATGAAATGGTTATAGCtgctgcatgcaagccttacatcaccacACACAATGCCAAGCGTCAGATGAAGTGGTGTAAAGTGCGCTGTCACTGGACTTGGGAGCAGTCAAAACATGTTCTGTGGAGTGGCGAATCACATCTCTGATGAGTTAGTCTGGTTTGGCGCCTCTTAGTTCCAGTGAGGGGAAATCTTAATACTttagcataccaagacattttggagaATTGTATGCTTCCACTTTTTGGGTTTCACTGTTGTTTGGGAAAGGTCCCTTTCTGTTTCAGTATGACTGTTCCCCGGTGTACATAACCAAatatgcctttatggaccttgctaaGTTTGGTGTgacacagagccctgacctcagcccCATCGGATATCTATCATAGATTCTACCACATTTGATAgggaaaatttatatatattttttcatcaaaATGATAGACTGATGGATAGGGGATATCTgtgagattggtggaggtccgacagcGAGCAGGTTTCATATGGGACTGCCATGCACTATACACGGTTATCTCTAGCAGTCCCATACAAATTAAGTGAAGCTGCAGTCAGCCAGCTTTTGGACCTCTACCAATCTAACAggtatcctctatcctgtggaccAGAATACCCCTTCATTGTACacaatttatttttctcacattttgttatgttgcaactTTATACAATAAAACCTAACATTTCCCCCTATCAATCTACACTCAATTCCCTATAATGAGAAAGGGAAAAGggcattttagaaatgtttgcaaagcaAAATCTAACATTTCACATTAACATAAGTATGCAAACCTTTTGTTATGACACTTCTAATTTAGCTCAGGGAGCCTTCCATTTCTATTGATCatgtttgagatgtttctacaccttgattggagtacacctgtggtaaattcagttgattggacaaaaGGCACCCACCTGTCTGTATAAGGTCTTACAGCTGGCAATCCATATCAGAGCTAAATCAAAGCCACAATGAGGAAAGAACTGTCTGTAGAGCTcaaagacaggattgtgtggaggctcaGATTTGGAGAAGGATACAAAAAGATTTATGCTGCATTGAAAGTTcctaagagcacagtggcctccataattcttaaatgtagAAATTTGGAACAACCCGGTCCCTTCCTAGAGATTGCCACCCCACGAAACTAATCATGAGAGAAAGGTCTTGGTAAGaggggtgaccaagaacccaatggtgtCACgggtggtgttgcagaaaacaagaagtaacaaataaagatccaactgacttgatcccaaatctaaggaacaaaagggtgagccctattaaccacttcaaccccgctagctgaaacccccttaatgaccaggccactttttacacttctgcactacactactttcaccgtttattgctcggtcatgcaacttaccacccaaatgaattttacctccttttcttctcactaatagagctttcatttggtggtatttcattgctgctgacattttaacttttttgttattaatcgaaatttaacgatttttttgcagacggacgtctgaatggagccttacaggggggtaatgaatgacgggggtgatcagggagtccatatgggtgatcacccctctgtcattgatcaccccccctgtaaggctccattcagacgtccgtatgcgttttgcggatccgatccatgtatccgtctgaatggagccttacaggggggtgatcaatgacaggggggtgatcagggagtctatatggggtgatcaggggtgatcagtggttcataaagggttaataagtgacgggggggtgtagtgtagtggtgtttggtgctactttggtggtcgatccaaacaaaagagaccaccagaggaccaggtaggaggtatattagatgctgttatcaaaacagcgtctaatatacctgttaggggttaaaaaaatcacatatccagcctgccagcgaacgatcgccgctggcaggcttgagatccactcgcttaccttccgttcctgtgagcgcgcgctcacaggaaatctcggctatcgcgagatgacgcacggatgcgtccaggaggaataaatcaaccaccttccggacgcatccgtgcgttaggcggtccggaggtggttaaagtcctatagctctccctgaatgctcagcccatgcaaagatctctgtgatagaaagttgcatgtccacgtacctagactgagtgacacctgaaacccctataatagtgagggatatgaccaccggctccctgcacttaatacggagggagtcagggtcacctaggatcaagccaacaggaaaacacaaataaagggatagacttatctaAGAAACCAGCAGttacagcatctagcagtgagcacaatccaggaagttgtataaaccgcaaagtgaggcagtatgggaggggatataaagggaggcaatcactgctaatagatgacagctggaagagggagaagagatgtcaaagcgaaaccaaaacaaaagaacatcatgcaggaggtactgaagaacgtctgtcagaacttctcagagacctGGCTGTGACAAAAATCCAATGGGCAGATGGAATAAATGTCCACAAGAtcagccatcactgcagcactcgtCAATCTGGGCCTTATTGAAGAGTGGCCAAAAACAAACCTTTCCTATGTAAAAGATACATAAAAGCCTGCCAGGAGTTCACAAAAAGCACCTAAGGGACTCTCAGATTGTGACAAGATTTTATGGTTTGTTGATGAAACCAAGACTGAAcatttggcctcaattctaagcattatgtctggagaaaaccaggcactgcttAATATATCCCCAGTAAAATCCCTACAGTGAagaatggtggcagcatcatgctggggggttCAACaggtgggacagggagactggtcagggttgagggaaagctgaatagaGAAATTATTATGATATTCTTATGAAACCcttatccagagtgctctggacttcAGACTGGGACGAAGGTTCACCTTTCAAGAagacaaatgggggggggggcgtggcctaccAAAGCATGGTGTGAGACGCAAATCGGAGCACTCCTGCCGCCATTCTGTATGCCGTGACCACCCGCTGAACGAAAATCACCTTCAGAGGTGCCTGGGGGTAAAAGGCAGAGCCTACATGTCTAATAACTTGCCAAGGAGGGGGAAAAGCAGCGAGCGCCCGGACAAAACAGAGCGCATCCAACATGGCGtctgtgtggaggaggaggagggtcaaCATGAGGCAGTGAGCCGGAGTGCGGTAGCGTGCCTCAGCAGGTTCGCAAGGGTGTCAGAAGGGACAAAAGACTGGTCCCAATGCAAGATGGCTGATATGATGTCCTCCTCGGATCAGGAGGAATGAATAACAGATGGGGAGGGGGAGAAGGATACTGGCAACCAGGTCACTGTATCATCAGAACATGCACAGGAGAAAAGGAACCCCTCTCAACCCTACTGATAAGGAGTCTACCCTTAAAGATATTATGATAACAGTAGCCAGTTGCAATTCCACTCTTAAGGCCCTTAACCTTCAAGTGGGCAGTCTGTGGGAGGATATATGCCTGATGAGGCACGATATGCATAAAATCCATGAGAGAACCtcagagctggaaaaaaaaagtgtcgacagtggaggatgaggttaGGCCTCTCAAGATGGCGACTAAATCAATGGCAAGAGATATAGCTGCCCTATTTCCTAAGGCAGATGACTTGGAAAATAGATCTCGCCATAACAATATCAGAATAGTGGGGATCCCAGAAAAAACTGAAGGAGCAAATGCTATGGAGAACACAAGGCCACTACCACCTTGCAGACCACCGAGACCAATATTTGCTAAAATACTGCACTTTAAAGATAGAGACACCATATTGCATCAATCACGGAATAATCTAGACCTGGTCATAAATGGAGCAAAAATTTGTATCTTCCCGGACTATTCTACAGAGTCACAGAAGAGGAGGACACGTTTCCTGGATGTCAAGAGAAGATTAATGAATTTGCAAATCCAATACTCCATGTTATTCCCGGCTAAACGGACAGTGGTGGTTATGGGTTCTTTGAAGACCTAGAAGAGGCGACACATTGGCTGGACTGTCATGAAAGTCAACTGAGGGAGAAGAACAAGGTCACTTGAGAAGTCAGCACCTAAGAAAAAGATATGCCGTTGATACTCTAGGATGTCTTGAAAAATGTCTATATTTCCACCCTTCCCGGATTATTTCtcctttctttttctctttccttGTTCTTTCCCCttttgtttaattattttttttatccgtcAGTACCACCTTGAGGTGTGAGAGATCTGCTCGTCTCAGGATGGTTCCACGGATGGGACACTGATGAACACTATAACATCAGTTCTTCTGATGCAGGAGCGTGAGTCACACAGACAGTGCTGTTCATGGTTAACAGTTTTCATTGTGGTTTTTTTCCCCTTTCTGTGTTTGTAAATTGAA
The sequence above is a segment of the Bufo gargarizans isolate SCDJY-AF-19 chromosome 6, ASM1485885v1, whole genome shotgun sequence genome. Coding sequences within it:
- the LOC122941361 gene encoding oocyte zinc finger protein XlCOF7.1-like isoform X1; translation: MMENGKGLITKRILDLTLEIIYILTGEESTVVKKTSGEPVTPSNCPHMSGVWNRTMSPVMEASSLSLIHEINNEQRILDLTNKIICLLTGEVPIRCQDVTVYFSMEEWEYIEEHQDVYKDIMMENRQPLISLDESSYENSPKRRPSLVNFQDGPDENHIVSQDEGFVGIKVEVIEGLEETYGTGDLQSGKKNTPTNSSKAAGVTVQNTVEGCLFLSTDYEIEDKNNIQVSPENNISFIYPAFQSSELSSDAFFSERCNIILPGTPQRQNNMFPCPECGKCFSKKVNLVSHLKSHVAEKPYSCSECSKSFTHKSVLVRHQKIHSGEKPFVCSECWKCFVQKSDLIYHQRLHTGEKPYPCPDCGKCFSHRSVLVRHHKIHTGEKPHVCPRCGKSFIQKTHLKRHQKIHVREKPYLCFDYGKGFSKKAGLVAHPQTHQVDCTFPYCDCAKCFIQRSELYHQSLHTG
- the LOC122941361 gene encoding oocyte zinc finger protein XlCOF7.1-like isoform X2, which gives rise to MMENGKGLITKRILDLTLEIIYILTGEESTVVKKTSGEPVTPSNCPHMSGVWNRTMSPVMEASSLSLIHEINNEQRILDLTNKIICLLTGEVPIRCQDVTVYFSMEEWEYIEEHQDVYKDIMMENRQPLISLDESSYENSPKRRPSLVNFQDGPDENHIVSQDEGFVGIKVEVIEGLEETYGTGDLQSGKKNTPTNSSKAGVTVQNTVEGCLFLSTDYEIEDKNNIQVSPENNISFIYPAFQSSELSSDAFFSERCNIILPGTPQRQNNMFPCPECGKCFSKKVNLVSHLKSHVAEKPYSCSECSKSFTHKSVLVRHQKIHSGEKPFVCSECWKCFVQKSDLIYHQRLHTGEKPYPCPDCGKCFSHRSVLVRHHKIHTGEKPHVCPRCGKSFIQKTHLKRHQKIHVREKPYLCFDYGKGFSKKAGLVAHPQTHQVDCTFPYCDCAKCFIQRSELYHQSLHTG